The genomic region AGAAGTGGGTGAACTGACGCAGGCCTGGAACAAGGTCAGCGGCAGGGGCCGCACTCGTACGATGTCACCGGAGGAACTGCGCCAATCGCTCGCCGATGAAACCGCGGACCTCCTCGGCCATGTGCTCCTTTTCGCCCACCACAATGAGTTAGACCTGGTTGCGGCGATAGAGCGAAAATGGAAGTTCGCTCCGGACCTATAGAGCGTCTCTGAGGTCATCGAGCAGCGACAGGATCGTCTGCTTGCGATCGAGATTGTAGGCGTCGCTCACCGTGAGACGCTCCGCGAAACTACTGGAGAGGCTCGCAAGGCGCTCGGCTCGGCCGATATCGCCGGCAAGCGCCGCGTCCCGCGCCTGCTGCATCACGCGCCCAGTCAACAGGGACGAGAAGAAATCGAAGATCGTTTCACTGTCCCTTGCTGCCAGAATGTCCGCGAGCTTGTGCATCTGCCGGCGGACCGCAGGTCCCTGCCCCGCCAGGATGTCTTCGAAGGCGGAGGCGATATCGAGGCCGCCGTAATTGATAAGCTTTAGCGCCTCGGAGACGCTGCCGTTTGCCGCGGCGAGTATCCGCTCGACATTCGGCCCCATCATATCGAAGCCGAGATGGGCAATCGCCTGGCGCATGGCCTCGTGGTCCAGCGGCTTCAGCCGCAACGGAAGGCAGCGCGAGCGGATGGTCGGCAGCAGTTTTCCGGGTGCGTGCGTGAGTACGAGGAAAAGCGAACGACGCGGCGGCTCCTCAAGTATCTTGAGGATGGCATTGGCTGCATTGCGGTTGAGATCGTCCGCCGGATCGATGATGACAATGCGCCAGTTCCCCGTGCCGGAGGTTTGGCCGAAGAACTTTCCGGCACGGCGCACCTCGTCCACGGTGATTGCCCCTTTTGCCCTGCCCGTTTTTTCGTCCACGGGGCGGGTAAGATGAAGCAGGTTATGCGAGGCGCCGGAAGCAAGCTGCCGAGTGACGATCGAAGCGGGATCCGGATCGGCGAGATGATCGGGCGCCGTTGCCGGCTCGGGATTGTTCAGGATGTGGTTCGCGAAGCGGAAGGCAAGCGTCGCCTTGCCGATGCCCTCCGGCCCCTCGATGAGAATTGCATGGTGCCCTTTGCCGGACTTGTAGCTCTGGGCCAGAAACTCTTCTGCCTGAGGATGGCCGAACAGCTTGCTGTTTTCCACAGGGGCCACAGCCCCTTCCAGCACACCCGGACGTTCCATCGTCATGACGCAACTTCCGCGTTTGACGACCGTGGTTCGTCACCGTCCGGCAGCAAGGCGTCCACGATCTCGCGCACCTCGGCGGCTATGACGTCCGGCGGCCGTGCCGCATCGATGACACGACAACGCCGAGGGTCGGCTTCCGCGATGTCGAGGAAGGCTTCGCGTCGTTTCTCGTGCGTTTCCAGCTGTTCCTTCTCGAAACGATCGGGACTGCCGCTGGCAGCGCGGCGACGCGCGCGTTCGAGCCCAACGGTGGCAGGCAGGTCGAAAATGATCGTTCGGTCCGGAATCACACCGTTGACGGCTACGCGCTCAAGGGTTTCCACGAAGGCTGGTTCGAGATTGCCGGTGATGCCCTGGTAAACCCGCGAGGAATCCATGAAGCGATCACACAGGACTATGGTTCCCTTCTGGAGCGCCGGCCGGATCACCTCTTCGACGTGATCGCTGCGCGCGGCCGCAAAGAGAATCGCCTCCATGCGAATGCCGAAAGACTCGGCTGCTCCCGAGAGCAGCACGTGGCGGACTGCCTCCGCACCGACGGAGCCCCCGGGCTCTCGCGTGGTCAGCACATCGTAGCCACGCGCGCGCAGCGAATCAGCCAGCAGGCGCATCTGGGTCGACTTGCCGGCCCCTTCCCCGCCCTCAAACGTTACAAACAAACCCTTCGTCAGCGACATGCGTTCCCAAATCGACCGCCTGCATGTTTCCCTAAACCGTAGCCGCTTTAAGGATAAAAACATGCAGAAATTCAGAGTGCTACAGCGTCCGCTGCGCGTCTGATGAAACGCGCGGCGCTGTAACTATCGGCCCTGTTTAGCCGATTGGTTCGCCGGAAGGAACGGGCGCGCGCGCATTTGTTACAGCCAGAAGAAGAGAAGCTCCTGAAGCGCGTCGATCGCGCGGCTGGTGAGCGTACCGACCTCGACAGCGCTGCCGGTCCTCACCGGCACCTCCAGCATCAAGCGCTCGCCATTCCAAAGTTTGACGACGCCGACCTGCTGACCGGCGGCGACCGGCGCAG from Sinorhizobium garamanticum harbors:
- a CDS encoding MazG nucleotide pyrophosphohydrolase domain-containing protein encodes the protein MFGELKRKFEAASAAYAAEHGIERDPDWYILKLQEEVGELTQAWNKVSGRGRTRTMSPEELRQSLADETADLLGHVLLFAHHNELDLVAAIERKWKFAPDL
- a CDS encoding DNA polymerase III subunit delta' gives rise to the protein MTMERPGVLEGAVAPVENSKLFGHPQAEEFLAQSYKSGKGHHAILIEGPEGIGKATLAFRFANHILNNPEPATAPDHLADPDPASIVTRQLASGASHNLLHLTRPVDEKTGRAKGAITVDEVRRAGKFFGQTSGTGNWRIVIIDPADDLNRNAANAILKILEEPPRRSLFLVLTHAPGKLLPTIRSRCLPLRLKPLDHEAMRQAIAHLGFDMMGPNVERILAAANGSVSEALKLINYGGLDIASAFEDILAGQGPAVRRQMHKLADILAARDSETIFDFFSSLLTGRVMQQARDAALAGDIGRAERLASLSSSFAERLTVSDAYNLDRKQTILSLLDDLRDAL
- the tmk gene encoding dTMP kinase yields the protein MSLTKGLFVTFEGGEGAGKSTQMRLLADSLRARGYDVLTTREPGGSVGAEAVRHVLLSGAAESFGIRMEAILFAAARSDHVEEVIRPALQKGTIVLCDRFMDSSRVYQGITGNLEPAFVETLERVAVNGVIPDRTIIFDLPATVGLERARRRAASGSPDRFEKEQLETHEKRREAFLDIAEADPRRCRVIDAARPPDVIAAEVREIVDALLPDGDEPRSSNAEVAS